Proteins from a genomic interval of Acinonyx jubatus isolate Ajub_Pintada_27869175 chromosome B4, VMU_Ajub_asm_v1.0, whole genome shotgun sequence:
- the LOC128316409 gene encoding olfactory receptor 6C1-like produces MRNHTEITEFILLGLSDDPQLQVVIFVSLLITYMLSITGNLTIITLTLLDSHLQTPMYFFLRNFSLLEVSFTTVSIPKFLGTMMTGDKTISFNDCIAQLFFFILLGVTEFYLLAAMSYDRYIAICKPLHYMTIMNHRVCILLVFSSWLTSFLIIFPALMLLLNLNYCRSNVIDHFTCDYFPLLQLSCSDTKFLEALGFSCAVFTLMFTLALIFLSYTYIIRTILRIPSTSQRKKAFSTCSSHMIVISISYGSCIFMYINPSAKDTVSLSKGVAVLNTSVAPMLNPFIYSLRNQQVRRAFMDRARKIVFFSR; encoded by the coding sequence ATGAGAAACCACACAGAAATAACAGAGTTTATCCTCCTGGGATTGTCAGATGACCCACAGCTTCAGGTGGTGATCTTTGTCTCTCTGCTCATCACCTACATGCTCAGCATCACTGGCAACCTGACCATTATCACCCTTACCCTGCTGGATTCCCACCTCCAGAcccccatgtatttcttcctcagAAACTTCTCCTTATTAGAGGTTTCATTCACAACTGTCAGCATACCCAAGTTCCTGGGCACCATGATGACTGGAGATAAAACCATTTCCTTTAATGACTGCATTGctcagctattttttttcattctcttgggaGTCACTGAATTTTACCTTCTGGCCGCCATGTCCTATGACCGTTACATTGCCATCTGCAAACCTCTGCATTACATGACCATCATGAATCACAGAGTCTGCATACTCCTTGTCTTCTCTTCGTGGCTAACGTCATTCTTAATCATATTCCCCGCACTCATGTTGCTCCTAAACCTTAATTACTGTAGGTCTAATGTTATTGACCATTTTACCTGTGATTATTTTCCCCTGCTGCAACTTTCCTGTTCAGACACAAAATTCTTAGAGGCGCTGGGGTTTTCCTGCGCTGTGTTCACTTTAATGTTCACTTTGGCCTTGATATTTCTGTCTTACACATATATCATCAGAACAATTTTAAGAATTCCTTCTACTAGTCAGAGGAAAAAGGCCTTTTCCACATGTTCATCCCATATGATTGTCATCTCCATCTCCTATGGCAGCTGCATTTTCATGTACATTAATCCATCAGCAAAAGACACAGTGTCTCTGAGCAAGGGAGTTGCTGTGCTAAACACCTCAGTGGCCCCCATGCTGAACCCCTTTATTTACAGCCTAAGGAATCAGCAAGTCAGGCGAGCCTTCATGGACAGGGCAAGGAAGATTGTATTTTTCTCCAGATAA
- the LOC106970342 gene encoding olfactory receptor 6C3-like produces the protein MNHTIITEFVLLGLSDDPDLQIVIFLFLFITYILSVAGNLTMITLTLVDPHLQTPMYFFLRNFSFLEISFTTVCTPRFLGAIITRDKTISFNNCAAQLCFLIFMGVTEFYILTAMSYDRYVAICKPLHYTAIMNRKLCTWLVLCAWLGGFLTIFPPLMLLLQLDYCASNVIDHFACDYFPLLRLSCSDTWFLEVIGFYFALVALRFTLALVILSYMYIIRTILRIPSASQRKKAFSTCSSHIIVISISYGSCIFMYANPSAKQRASLIKGVAILNTSVAPMLHPIIYTLRNQQVKQAFKDFVHTVFSSNKYLFGKKRTLYSVTR, from the coding sequence atgaatcATACAATAATCACAGAGTTTGTCCTGCTTGGCCTTTCTGATGATCCTGACCTTCAGATTgtgattttcctcttcttatttaTCACATACATATTAAGTGTCGCTGGAAACCTGACTATGATCACTCTAACCTTGGTGGACCCTCATCTACAGACACCAATGTATTTCTTCCTCCGAAACTTCTCTTTCTTAgaaatctcatttacaactgtCTGTACTCCTAGATTTCTAGGAGCAATTATCACCAGGGATAAGACTATTTCCTTTAACAATTGTGCAGCCCaactctgtttccttattttcatgGGGGTGACAGAATTTTACATTCTCACTGCCATGTCCTATGACCGCTACGTTGCCATCTGCAAGCCTCTGCATTACACTGCCATCATGAACAGGAAACTCTGcacctggcttgtgctctgtgcGTGGCTGGGAGGGTTCCTGACCATTTTCCCACCCCTCATGCTTCTGCTCCAGCTGGATTACTGTGCTTCCAATGTCATTGATCACTTTGCATGTGACTATTTTCCCCTTTTACGACTGTCTTGTTCAGATACATGGTTTCTAGAAGTCATCGGTTTTTACTTTGCGTTGGTTGCTTTACGATTCACTCTGGCATTGGTGATTTTATCTTACATGTATATTATCAGAACTATTTTGAGAATCCCATCTGCCAGTCAGAGAAAAAAGGCTTTCTCCACATGTTCCTCTCATATAATTGTCATCTCCATCTCTTATGGAAGCTGTATATTCATGTACGCTAATCCCTCTGCAAAACAAAGGGCATCATTGATCAAGGGAGTAGCTATTCTCAATACCTCTGTTGCCCCCATGCTGCACCCCATCATTTATACTCTGAGAAACCAGCAAGTGAAGCAAGCCTTCAAAGATTTCGTCCATAcagtattttcttcaaataaatatttatttggcaaaAAAAGGACACTCTACAGTGTAACTAGGTAA
- the LOC106970341 gene encoding olfactory receptor 6C1-like isoform X1 → MFRVLLEPETQIIQEKKNMRNHTEITEFILLGLSDDPQLQVVIFVSLLITYMLSITGNLTIITLTLLDSHLQTPMYFFLRNFSLLEVSFTTVSIPKFLGTMMTGDKTISFNDCMIQLFFFILLGVTEFYLLAAMSYDRYIAICKPLHYMTIMNHRVCILLVFASWLASFLIIFPSLMLFIQLDYCKSNVIDHFTCDYFPLLHLSCSDTKFLEIVGFSCAVFTLMFTLALIVLSYIYIIRTILRIPSASQRTKAFSTCSSHMIVISISYGSCIFMYINPSAKDRVSLSKGVAVLNTSVAPMLNPFIYSLRNQQVRQAFMDRAKKIISFSKKMKK, encoded by the coding sequence ATtatacaagagaagaaaaatatgagaaaccACACAGAAATAACAGAGTTTATCCTCCTGGGATTGTCAGATGACCCACAGCTTCAGGTGGTGATCTTTGTCTCTCTGCTCATCACCTACATGCTCAGCATCACTGGCAACCTGACCATTATCACCCTTACCCTGCTGGATTCCCACCTCCAGAcccccatgtatttcttcctcagAAACTTCTCCTTATTAGAGGTTTCATTCACAACTGTCAGCATACCCAAGTTCCTGGGCACCATGATGACTGGAGATAAAACCATTTCCTTTAATGATTGTatgattcagttattttttttcattctcttgggaGTCACTGAATTTTACCTTTTGGCCGCCATGTCTTATGACCGTTACATTGCCATCTGCAAACCTCTGCATTACATGACCATCATGAATCACAGAGTCTGCATACTCCTTGTCTTTGCTTCATGGCTGGCTTCATTCTTAATCATATTCCCGTCACTTATGCTGTTCATACAACTTGATTACTGTAAGTCCAATGTTATAGACCATTTTACCTGTGATTATTTCCCCTTACTACACCTTTCTTGTTCAGACACAAAATTCCTAGAGATAGTGGGTTTTTCCTGCGCTGTGTTTACTCTAATGTTCACTTTGGCGTTAATAGTTCTGTCCTACATATATATCATCAGAACAATTTTGAGGATTCCTTCTGCTAGTCAGAGGACAAAGGCCTTTTCCACCTGTTCTTCCCACATGATCGTCATCTCCATCTCCTATGGCAGCtgcattttcatgtatattaatCCATCAGCAAAAGACAGAGTGTCTCTGAGCAAGGGAGTTGCTGTGCTAAACACCTCAGTGGCCCCCATGCTGAACCCCTTTATTTACAGCCTAAGGAATCAGCAAGTCAGGCAAGCCTTCATGGACAGGGCGAAAAAGATtatatctttctcaaaaaaaatgaagaaataa
- the LOC106970341 gene encoding olfactory receptor 6C1-like isoform X2, protein MIIQEKKNMRNHTEITEFILLGLSDDPQLQVVIFVSLLITYMLSITGNLTIITLTLLDSHLQTPMYFFLRNFSLLEVSFTTVSIPKFLGTMMTGDKTISFNDCMIQLFFFILLGVTEFYLLAAMSYDRYIAICKPLHYMTIMNHRVCILLVFASWLASFLIIFPSLMLFIQLDYCKSNVIDHFTCDYFPLLHLSCSDTKFLEIVGFSCAVFTLMFTLALIVLSYIYIIRTILRIPSASQRTKAFSTCSSHMIVISISYGSCIFMYINPSAKDRVSLSKGVAVLNTSVAPMLNPFIYSLRNQQVRQAFMDRAKKIISFSKKMKK, encoded by the coding sequence ATtatacaagagaagaaaaatatgagaaaccACACAGAAATAACAGAGTTTATCCTCCTGGGATTGTCAGATGACCCACAGCTTCAGGTGGTGATCTTTGTCTCTCTGCTCATCACCTACATGCTCAGCATCACTGGCAACCTGACCATTATCACCCTTACCCTGCTGGATTCCCACCTCCAGAcccccatgtatttcttcctcagAAACTTCTCCTTATTAGAGGTTTCATTCACAACTGTCAGCATACCCAAGTTCCTGGGCACCATGATGACTGGAGATAAAACCATTTCCTTTAATGATTGTatgattcagttattttttttcattctcttgggaGTCACTGAATTTTACCTTTTGGCCGCCATGTCTTATGACCGTTACATTGCCATCTGCAAACCTCTGCATTACATGACCATCATGAATCACAGAGTCTGCATACTCCTTGTCTTTGCTTCATGGCTGGCTTCATTCTTAATCATATTCCCGTCACTTATGCTGTTCATACAACTTGATTACTGTAAGTCCAATGTTATAGACCATTTTACCTGTGATTATTTCCCCTTACTACACCTTTCTTGTTCAGACACAAAATTCCTAGAGATAGTGGGTTTTTCCTGCGCTGTGTTTACTCTAATGTTCACTTTGGCGTTAATAGTTCTGTCCTACATATATATCATCAGAACAATTTTGAGGATTCCTTCTGCTAGTCAGAGGACAAAGGCCTTTTCCACCTGTTCTTCCCACATGATCGTCATCTCCATCTCCTATGGCAGCtgcattttcatgtatattaatCCATCAGCAAAAGACAGAGTGTCTCTGAGCAAGGGAGTTGCTGTGCTAAACACCTCAGTGGCCCCCATGCTGAACCCCTTTATTTACAGCCTAAGGAATCAGCAAGTCAGGCAAGCCTTCATGGACAGGGCGAAAAAGATtatatctttctcaaaaaaaatgaagaaataa
- the LOC106970340 gene encoding olfactory receptor 6C3-like, translating into MKNHTVPKEFILLGLSDDPELQTVIFLFLIITYILSVTGNLTIITLTLVDSHLQTPMYFFLRNFSLLEISFTTVCIPRFLGTIITRDKSISYNNCTAQLFFFIFMGITEFYLLTAMSYDRYVAICKPLHYATIMNKRVCILLVFCAWLAGFLNIFPPVILFLQLDYCGSNVIDHFACDYFPLLQLSCSDTWLLEVIGFYSAIVILLFTLALIILSYMFIMRTILKLPSASQRKKAFSTCSSHMIVISISYGSCIFMYANPSAKQKASLTKGVAILNTSVAPMMNPFIYTLRNQQVKQAFKDTVQKVMFFSSN; encoded by the coding sequence ATGAAAAACCACACAGTACCCAAAGAATTCATTCTTCTAGGGCTATCTGATGACCCAGAGCTCCAgactgtgatttttctctttttaattatcaCATATATATTAAGTGTCACTGGAAATTTGACCATCATCACTCTCACCTTGGTGGATTCCCATCTACAGACCCCTATGTATTTCTTCCTCAGGAACTTCTCTCTATTAGAAATATCCTTTACAACTGTCTGTATTCCTAGGTTTCTGGGCACAATTATCACGAGAGACAAATCTATTTCATACAATAATTGTACAGCTCAgttgtttttcttcatcttcatggGTATAACTGAGTTTTATCTTCTCACTGCCATGTCCTATGATCGCTATGTAGCCATCTGTAAACCCCTACATTATGCAACCATCATGAACAAAAGAGTCTGCATTTTACTTGTCTTTTGTGCTTGGCTGGCAGGATTCTTAAATATCTTCCCACCAGttattctttttctccagttAGATTACTGTGGCTCCAATGTCATCGATCACTTTGCTTGTGACTATTTTCCCCTCTTGCAGTTATCTTGCTCAGACACATGGCTCCTAGAAGTGATTGGCTTTTACTCTGCAATAGTCATACTGCTTTTCACTTTGGCATTAATAATTCTATCCTACATGTTCATCATGAGAACAATTCTGAAACTGCCTTCCGCCAGTCAGAGAAAAAAGGCATTTTCTACGTGTTCCTCTCACATGATTGTCATTTCCATCTCTTATGGAAGCTGCATATTCATGTATGCCAATCCTTCCGCAAAACAGAAGGCATCATTGACCAAAGGAGTAGCTATTCTGAATACCTCTGTGGCTCCTATGatgaatccatttatatataCCCTGAGGAACCAGCAAGTAAAGCAAGCCTTTAAGGATACTGTCCAAAAGGTTATGTTTTTCTCCAGTAATTGA